One window from the genome of Cricetulus griseus strain 17A/GY chromosome 2, alternate assembly CriGri-PICRH-1.0, whole genome shotgun sequence encodes:
- the Neu2 gene encoding sialidase-2, with product MATCPVLQKETLFQTGDYAYRIPALIYLSKQKTLLAFAEKRLTKTDEHADLFVLRRGSYNADTHQVQWQAEEVVTQAYLEGHRSMSPCPLYDKQTRTLFLFFIAVRGQISEHHQLQTGVNVTRLCHITSTDHGKTWSAVQDLTDTTIGSTHQDWATFGVGPGHCLQLRNTAGSLLVPAYAYRKQPPIHAPAPSAFCFLSHDHGSTWELGHFVSQNSLECQVAEVGTGAERVVYLNARSCLGARVQAQSPNSGLDFQDNQVVSKLVEPPKGCHGSVIAFPNPTSKADALDVWLLYTHPTDSRKRTNLGVYLNQKPLDPTTWSAPTLLATGICAYSDLQNMGHGPDGSPQFGCLYESNNYEEIVFLMFTLKQAFPAVFGAQ from the exons ATGGCGACTTGCCCTGTCCTGCAGAAGGAGACGCTATTCCAGACAGGAGACTATGCTTACAGAATCCCTGCTCTGATCTACCTGTCAAAGCAGAAGACCCTGCTGGCCTTTGCGGAAAAGCGTCTGACCAAGACGGATGAGCATGCAGATTTGTTTGTCCTACGAAGAGGAAGCTACAATGCAGACACCCATCAGGTCCAG TGGCAAGCTGAGGAGGTGGTGACCCAAGCCTACCTGGAGGGCCACCGCTCCATGAGCCCATGTCCTTTGTATGACAAGCAGACAAGgacccttttccttttcttcatcgCTGTCCGTGGGCAAATATCAGAACACCACCAGCTCCAGACTGGGGTTAATGTCACACGGCTATGCCACATCACCAGTACTGACCATGGGAAGACCTGGAGCGCTGTCCAGGACCTTACAGATACCACCATTGGCAGCACCCATCAGGATTGGGCCACATTTGGCGTGGGTCCTGGGCACTGTCTGCAGCTGCGAAACACAGCTGGGAGCCTGCTGGTCCCTGCTTATGCCTATCGGAAACAACCCCCTATCCATGCACCTGccccctctgccttctgcttcctcAGCCATGACCATGGGAGCACATGGGAGCTGGGCCACTTTGTGTCCCAGAACTCGCTGGAGTGCCAGGTGGCTGAGGTTGGCACTGGCGCTGAGAGGGTGGTCTATCTCAATGCTAGGAGCTGCCTGGGAGCCAGGGTCCAGGCACAAAGTCCTAACAGTGGCCTggatttccaggacaaccaggtaGTGAGTAAACTTGTAGAGCCTCCCAAAGGCTGCCATGGAAGTGTGATTGCTTTCCCCAACCCCACCTCAAAGGCAGATGCCTTAGATGTGTGGCTGCTCTATACCCACCCTACAGACTCCCGGAAGAGGACCAACCTGGGTGTGTACCTCAATCAGAAGCCACTGGACCCCACCACCTGGTCAGCTCCCACCCTGTTGGCAACAGGCATCTGTGCCTACTCGGACTTGCAGAACATGGGGCACGGCCCTGATGGCTCCCCGCAATTTGGGTGTCTGTATGAGTCAAATAACTATGAAGAGATTGTTTTCCTCATGTTCACCCTGAAGCAAGCTTTCCCAGCAGTGTTTGGTGCCCAGTGA